One region of Phragmites australis chromosome 18, lpPhrAust1.1, whole genome shotgun sequence genomic DNA includes:
- the LOC133899785 gene encoding homeobox-leucine zipper protein HOX27-like: MDLGLSLGEAPAVADPGRAAPELGLGLGVGVGAGAGRREEDGRGSSVAGAGAGAGAGARWWEAASPEPAVRLSLVSGLGIQWLPSGSGRSEASARGFDVNRAPSVAAASASALEEDEEDPAAAALSSSPNDSAGLFSLDRGRRVPAEAPAQAGIERSSSRASDEDEGASARKKLRLSKEQSAFLEENFKEHSTLNPKQKAALAKELNLRPRQVEVWFQNRRARTKLKQTEVDCEYLKRCCDTLTEENRRLHKEIAELRALKTVQPFYLHLPATTLSMCPSCERIASNPATSSSAPTSSAPPAKATTTNTAVAAPAREHRPSSFAALFAATRSFQLTSSQPRPPAPASNCL, from the exons ATGGACCTGGGGTTGAGCCTGGGGGAGGCGCCGGCCGTGGCGGACCCCGGGAGGGCGGCGCCGGAGCTGGGTCTTGGGCTAGGCGTCGGGGTCGGGGCCGGCGCGGGTAGGCGAGAGGAGGACGGGAGGGGGAGCAGTgtggcgggggcgggggcgggggcgggggcgggggcgaggTGGTGGGAGGCGGCGTCGCCGGAGCCGGCGGTGCGGCTCAGCCTCGTGTCCGGCCTTGGGATCCAGTGGCTGCCTTCCGGGAGCG GGCGTTCCGAGGCGTCGGCGCGCGGGTTCGACGTGAACCGGGCGccgtcggtggcggcggccagcGCTTCGGcgttggaggaggacgaggaggaccCGGCCGCGGCGGCCTTGTCTTCGTCGCCCAACGACAGCGCGGGCTTGTTCTCGCTGGACCGAGGTCGCCGGGTCCCCGCCGAGGCCCCGGCGCAGGCCGGCATCGAGCGGTCGTCATCGCGCGCGAGCGACGAAGACGAGGGTGCGTCCGCGCGCAAGAAGTTGCGCCTCTCCAAGGAGCAGTCTGCGTTCCTGGAGGAGAACTTCAAGGAGCACAGCACCCTTAACCCC AAGCAGAAGGCGGCGCTGGCGAAGGAGCTCAACCTCCGGCCACGCCAAGTGgaagtctggttccagaaccgccgAGCCAG GACGAAGCTGAAGCAGACGGAGGTGGACTGCGAGTACCTGAAGCGCTGCTGCGACACGCTGACGGAGGAGAACCGGCGGCTGCACAAGGAGATCGCGGAGCTTCGCGCGCTCAAGACGGTGCAGCCATTCTACTTGCACCTCCCGGCGACCACCCTCTCCATGTGTCCCTCTTGCGAGCGCATCGCCTCCAaccccgccacctcctcctcggcgcccACGTCGTCTGCGCCGCCAGCCAaagccaccaccaccaacaccgCCGTCGCCGCACCCGCGCGGGAGCACCGACCTTCGTCGTTCGCCGCGCTGTTCGCGGCGACCCGCAGCTTCCAGCTGACGTCCTCCcagccgcggccgccggcgccggcgagcaACTGCTTGTAA